In Streptomyces hawaiiensis, one genomic interval encodes:
- a CDS encoding TetR/AcrR family transcriptional regulator has translation MSPKPMARPGGRSARVQESVHAAVRELVGEVGRDALTVPMVATRAGVTPSTIYRRWGDLQELLSDVAVERLRPETDPADLGSLRADLDAWAEQFLDEMASPPGRAYIRDALLGDPDGTNAGQCSAYAAEQIDAVLARAVQRGEPVPETELLIDRVVAPIMYRILFRPGRLDAAYARELVTNAVYALQIEAGARPTQAAAPRRSKKPDS, from the coding sequence ATGAGTCCCAAGCCCATGGCCCGCCCCGGCGGGCGCAGCGCACGCGTACAGGAGTCCGTCCATGCGGCGGTACGTGAACTCGTAGGGGAGGTGGGCCGCGACGCGCTCACGGTCCCGATGGTGGCCACTCGGGCGGGCGTGACCCCCTCCACGATCTACCGTCGTTGGGGCGACCTGCAGGAACTCCTGTCCGACGTGGCTGTCGAACGACTGCGCCCGGAAACGGATCCGGCCGATCTCGGAAGCCTGCGGGCCGATCTCGACGCGTGGGCGGAACAGTTCCTCGACGAGATGGCCTCACCGCCCGGGCGCGCCTACATCCGGGACGCCCTGCTCGGCGACCCCGACGGCACCAATGCCGGTCAGTGTTCGGCGTATGCCGCAGAGCAGATCGACGCCGTGTTGGCCCGTGCGGTGCAGCGGGGGGAGCCGGTGCCCGAAACGGAACTGCTGATCGACCGTGTCGTGGCGCCGATCATGTACCGCATCCTCTTCCGCCCCGGCCGACTGGACGCCGCATACGCGCGCGAGCTCGTGACGAACGCCGTGTACGCCCTGCAGATCGAGGCCGGCGCTCGCCCCACCCAGGCCGCCGCCCCGCGGCGCTCGAAGAAACCCGACAGCTGA
- a CDS encoding amidase has protein sequence MQPFELSLTEASRAVRARELSPVELTESVLARIAAVEERLGAYVTVAADAALAAAVRAEREISASGPRGPLHGIPMALKDLIDAEGIPTTASSHVRTGHVAERDSRVAERLGAAGAVLLGKTHTHEFAYGLTTPQTNNAWDHSRVAGGSSGGSAVAVAAGGATFAMGTDTGGSIRVPAALNGVVGLKPTYGLLPRSGVTSLSWSLDHVGPLTRTVQDAALVLSATAGHDPRDPASVSGPMLDRFPGGDLRGLKVGVPRNHYFDRVTPEVEESVRGAIERLAELGAELVDVEIPMARYIQAVQWGLMVPEATAYHERSLRATPDLYAADVRILLEAGELTSAGDYLRAQRARTMMRDAWARMFDGIDVLAAPTVPMTAAEAGQEAVEWADGTTEAVSDSYVRLCAPANITGVPALTLPVGHDRAGLPIGMQLMARPFRDATVLRVGRVYEESVAGAGRLAPLAA, from the coding sequence ATGCAACCGTTTGAGCTGTCGCTGACCGAAGCCTCCCGTGCGGTGCGCGCACGGGAGCTGTCCCCCGTCGAACTCACCGAATCGGTGCTCGCCCGTATTGCCGCCGTCGAAGAACGGCTGGGCGCCTACGTCACCGTCGCCGCCGACGCGGCCCTGGCCGCAGCGGTCCGCGCCGAACGGGAGATCTCCGCAAGCGGACCGCGTGGGCCGCTGCACGGGATCCCCATGGCGCTCAAGGATCTGATCGACGCTGAGGGGATACCCACCACGGCGAGTTCGCACGTCCGGACAGGGCACGTGGCGGAACGCGACAGTCGGGTGGCCGAACGGCTCGGCGCCGCCGGGGCCGTCCTCCTGGGCAAGACGCACACGCACGAGTTCGCCTACGGCCTGACCACTCCGCAGACGAACAACGCCTGGGACCACAGCCGGGTCGCGGGAGGGTCGAGCGGCGGCTCGGCGGTAGCCGTCGCCGCCGGCGGGGCGACGTTCGCCATGGGCACGGACACGGGCGGTTCCATCCGGGTGCCTGCGGCCCTGAACGGCGTGGTGGGCCTCAAGCCGACCTACGGCCTCCTCCCGCGATCCGGCGTGACCTCGCTGTCCTGGTCCCTGGACCATGTGGGCCCTCTCACCCGCACCGTCCAGGACGCCGCGCTGGTGCTGTCGGCGACCGCCGGCCACGACCCGCGCGACCCGGCGAGCGTGTCCGGCCCCATGCTGGACCGCTTCCCGGGAGGCGACCTGCGAGGACTGAAGGTCGGCGTACCGCGGAACCACTACTTCGACCGGGTCACGCCCGAGGTCGAGGAGTCCGTACGCGGCGCGATCGAGCGGCTGGCGGAGCTGGGGGCGGAGCTCGTCGACGTCGAGATCCCGATGGCGCGCTACATCCAGGCCGTTCAGTGGGGGCTCATGGTTCCCGAGGCCACGGCGTACCACGAGCGGTCGCTGCGGGCCACCCCCGACCTGTACGCGGCGGACGTTCGCATCCTGCTGGAGGCCGGCGAACTCACCTCTGCGGGCGACTACCTCCGCGCCCAACGGGCCCGCACCATGATGCGAGACGCCTGGGCTCGCATGTTCGACGGAATCGACGTCCTCGCCGCGCCGACGGTGCCGATGACCGCCGCCGAGGCGGGGCAGGAAGCCGTCGAGTGGGCCGATGGCACGACCGAGGCCGTGTCGGACAGCTACGTCCGCCTCTGTGCCCCCGCCAACATCACCGGCGTCCCGGCCCTCACCCTGCCGGTCGGTCACGACCGCGCCGGACTGCCGATCGGTATGCAGCTGATGGCGCGCCCCTTCCGCGACGCGACGGTGCTCCGTGTGGGCCGGGTCTACGAGGAGTCGGTGGCCGGCGCGGGGCGGCTTGCTCCCCTCGCCGCCTGA